The Triplophysa rosa linkage group LG3, Trosa_1v2, whole genome shotgun sequence genome has a segment encoding these proteins:
- the tnni2a.1 gene encoding troponin I type 2a (skeletal, fast), tandem duplicate 1, with product MSEKKLSSSRKHHLKSLMLAIAKGLLEQEEKDREVEKKRYMAETCQALSLPGSMQALQELCRELHHKIDVIDEERYDLELKVNKSAKEIEDLNIKVIDLKGKFKKPVLRKVRMSADQMLQALLGSKHKVSLDLRANLKQVKKEVKEEDKELRDVGDWRKNIEDKAGMDGRKKMFESEA from the exons aTGTCGGA GAAGAAGCTGTCCTCGAGTCGGAAGCATCATCTCAAg AGTTTGATGCTCGCCATCGCTAAAGGTTTACTAGAACAAGAAGAAAAAGATCGAGAAGTGGAGAAGAAGAGATACATGGCAGAGACCTGCCAAGCTCTGTCTCTACCTGGATCTATGCAGGCATTACAG GAACTATGCAGGGAACTTCATCATAAGATCGATGTCATCGATGAGGAGCGGTACGATCTGGAATTGAAAGTGAACAAAAGTGCAAAAGAG ATCGAGGACTTGAACATCAAGGTGATCGACCTGAAGGGCAAGTTCAAGAAACCCGTGCTGAGGAAAGTGCGTATGTCTGCTGACCAGATGCTTCAGGCTCTTCTTGGGTCCAAGCACAAGGTCTCTCTGGATCTCAGAGCCAACCTGAAACAAGTCAAGAAGGAGGTCAAAGAGGAG GATAAAGAACTGCGTGATGTTGGTGACTGGCGTAAGAACATCGAGGATAAGGCTGGCATGGATGGCAGGAAGAAGATGTTTGAATCCGAGGCATAA